The Triticum aestivum cultivar Chinese Spring chromosome 3A, IWGSC CS RefSeq v2.1, whole genome shotgun sequence genome includes a region encoding these proteins:
- the LOC123056979 gene encoding transcription factor PCF7-like — MSEQVTSTSSYGFSNPGGTAMTNSFLQHSLGADQVSDSVKSLFPSSSTATAGGHDEYRGSPPDLLSRTTSSQPQELCLTLQSNQHNMFSHVSPNHHGIISGAGVPGWPDHGQRMPSSWHASDNDAGEGRGAGGNGDSYMFAGILARQGLDQGQLFSSNGETLQSSAGWAASARAWLDPLAGIHQPSAMSGQIGFSHLVGGGGGGFMGFLAPAAQRLQLQGEEEEGSDVMRRD, encoded by the coding sequence ATGTCCGAGCAGGTGACCTCCACGTCGTCCTACGGGTTCAGCAACCCCGGCGGTACTGCCATGACCAACTCCTTCCTTCAACATTCACTTGGCGCGGACCAAGTCTCCGACAGCGTCAAGTCCTTGTTCCCTTCCTCGTCCACGGCCACCGCCGGCGGCCACGACGAGTACCGGGGCTCCCCGCCGGACCTCCTGTCGCGCACCACCAGCAGCCAGCCCCAGGAGCTGTGCCTTACCCTCCAGTCCAACCAGCATAACATGTTTAGCCATGTATCTCCCAACCATCACGGTATCATCTCGGGTGCAGGCGTTCCAGGGTGGCCGGACCACGGCCAGAGAATGCCATCGTCGTGGCATGCCTCGGACAACGACGCGGGAGAGGGCCGTGGCGCCGGCGGCAACGGCGACAGCTACATGTTTGCAGGCATCCTGGCGCGGCAAGGGCTGGACCAAGGCCAGCTCTTCTCGTCCAATGGGGAAACCCTTCAGTCCAGTGCTGGCTGGGCCGCGTCTGCCCGCGCTTGGCTAGACCCTCTCGCCGGAATCCACCAGCCATCGGCAATGTCTGGGCAGATCGGATTCAGCCatctggttggcggcggcggcggcggttttatGGGGTTCCTCGCGCCGGCTGCACAGCGGCTCCAGCTccagggcgaggaggaggaaggaagcgacGTGATGCGAAGAGACTGA